The Candidatus Desulfofervidus auxilii DNA segment ACTCCTCTGTGCCCAGGAAGTCATCGCAGACACAAAAGGTTATGAAATCCAGGGATGTTACCGCTGCCCACTTCCCTCACAGTGTCCGTTCTACGGAAGACCATACTGTACAGAACAGAATATTTACTAGACAGCCATGGAAGAAATACAGCTAACAGACGAGCAACTCAGGGCCGTCACCGCTCCCCCTTCCATTGTCCAGGTGGTAGCCGGTCCTGGCACAGGAAAAACCAGGTGTGTTACAGCCAGAGCAATCTATCTCCTTTCAATGAGTAAGCATTCCAGAATCCTGGTGCTGTCCCACACCAGAAAGGCGGTCTCTGAAATAGCTAAAAGAGTTAGCGTCGCAATCCCCTCAAATCGGGTCAATGTTTCTTACCGGAGAATTTCCGATCTGTCCAGGGTGAAAGTCATGACCCTGCATGGATTCTGCATGAAAACCGCAAGAATACTTGGAGTATTTAATAAAAACGCCAGACTCTTAAAAGACAAAGAAAAAAAGGAATTCCTTAAAAAGTGCCTGGAGATTCACCCGGTATTCCAGGAAATAGATACCATTGAGGATACTATTGAAAACTGCAAAAATCTCCTTATCACCCCCGAAGAAGCATACTGTCTGCTACCTGAAGACCTGGCAAAAATCTATGAAATATACGAAAGAGAAAAAGAAGAGGAAAACCTCTTTGATTTTGAGGATATGCTGGTTTCAGTATATAGAAAACTCTCCTCCAACCATAAACTGGCAGATACCCTGAGACAGCAATTCCAGCACGTAATAGTTGATGAAGCACATGATATGAATAAAGCACAATACGAGATTGTGAGGCTCATCCAGAATGGTTCATTCTTTACAGTACTTGATCCTAACCAGAGAATATATGCCTTCCGTGCAGGTGGAGGACCACTGCACAGATTTGAACGGGATTATCCCTACAGTTCCCGCCTGCCCCTCACAGTAAACTTCAGGAGTACCAGAAAAATCGTCAACAGCACAAATAAATTCATGGGAACAAATATAAAACCAAGAGAAGATGCACCTGAAGGTAAAATTGAAATTCTAATCCAGACAACCTGGGAAAAACAGGCAAAGGAAATAGCCAGGAAAATAATAGAAATCACAAAGGACTACCCCAATGAAACAGTAGCAGTCCTGGTTAGAACCAACCTTCAGGCTGCTACAATTGCACCAGTACTTGAGGACTACGGCATAAAATCAAATATTAACGTTGAAAAGCACACAGCAGCTCATAAACCTCCTGATACTCCAAAAAGACTCTGGGAAAAGGCCCTCTCAGTCCTGAAAAAACTTTCCAGCCCACCCGAATCTAAAGGTAACGGGAAAATCAGGGTAACCATTTCAACAATTCATAAAGCGAAAGGAAGGGAATGGGACCACGTAGTAATTCCCGATGTGGTTGATAAACTTCCCTGCTGTAAACAAGAACGGGAAGAAGAGGAAAAAAGAATATTTTACGTGGCCACCACCAGGCCACGCAAAACACTTATCATCTCAGCAGCAGAAGAATGCTATGGACAGGATACAAATCCATCTCGTTACATTGAATATTTTAGATCTTAATCGTTTTTTCACCATTTGTGAAAAAAACGATTAAGGAGGAAAAAATGGGATTCAAACTGGTTGATCTGGTTGACCCGGATACAATGGATAAACTCGAAGAATCTTATGAAAAACTGAATGAGTCGCACATTCCTGAAGGTTTTACCGTCCATCAGGTGGAAGAACTTGAGGAAAGAAAAGAAGAAAAAATGCACCAGCTCTATTCGTCACCACTTGGGCTCTTCAACCAGAATAAGGAGAAAATCTGTCCAAAAAACAGACTTGGAAAGTGGATATCAACACTTCTGGCTTTAAGCAACGGCAACGGAAAAGAAGCATGGCAAAAAGCAGTTCACCTTACAATACTCAATGTCCCTGTTTACTTTGAAAGACATATTGAACCACCACAGGAGGAAGCATCGTTTAAACTCCAGCCAGGAAAGAAAATAAAAGTCCCGGCTTTTCTGAAAAGACTCTCCAATAAAAAAGTAAAAGACGCAGCCAAACTGGCCGCCTTTGCAGGAGTGAAAATTAAATATGACAAAAAAATAGAAAACGTAAAACTTGAATGTCTGTGTAAATTTTCAAATCATGCCTTATACCCCATAAACTTCCTACATGCAGCAAAAAGAGACAGAATCGCCAACCAGACCTACAAGAAAGTCGCAGACTGGTATGAGAAGCTACCAGAAGAGGATAAACAGTTCTTCCTTGAAAGCTATATCAAACAGGATGGTATCCCCATCAATTTTACACCCAGAGAGCTTACCTTTGAAAAATCAGCTGATCCATTAGCTGAAAGGCTTAAGGGCCTCAAATACTGGGAAAGAAATGGAAAGGTAATATTCGACGGTGAAGTATGGCACACACCCAGAAAGGAAGCTGTCTCTTATCTGGGAAATACCATTAAATATGACCCACATAAAGTCATAAATGAGAGAAAACAAACTCTCAGGAATACCCTGAGAAAAACCTTCCTGCCGGTGAAAAATATTCCTCAGAGAATACTATTCTATGGTTTTTTTCTTAAAGCAGGCAGAAAAATAATACCCGCCGGTATCTTCACCTCACAGTTCAATAAAGAAATGCTCTATGAAAGCGAACAAGTGAAAAGCATATTTCAGAAAAAGAAAGAAGAAATAAAGGCAAAACAAACCGAAAAACAACAGCAATTCAACACTTACTACAACAGGGCACTTAAAGCTCTAAAAGCCAAAGACTGGACTGCGTTCTGGAAAACTCTGAAGGCTACCACTAACAACCTTGAGAAAACCGCCTATTATAAGGCAAAAAAGGACATTGCAGATGAGGCAAGATAAAAATGAGTAGAAAAATTTACTACGAGGGATGGATAATAGCAGACTACGAGGATAAAGAATTCCTGGAAAAACTTGGCATTAGACTGGGTAAGTACAATGAAGAAACTACTTCATTTGAAAATTGCGAAGTCTCACTGGAAGCTCTTGAAAAGTTAGACCCTTATTGGGGACGGTTTTATTGGGGGCTGTGGCCATCAGAGAGCTCTGTCTCAAGCTAAACCCTTGAAGTTTCCCATTTTAACTCTGTCAAAACGCCAAAAAAACAGGAGGAAGACATGTTCAAAGAAAAACAAACGGTACTCAAAAACAATATCTGTCCAAAGTGCAAAACAAGAGGGAGTTTGCACTTCCAGGAGAGTTTTCAAGGAACAGTTGAAAACCCCATAAATAAAAATGGAACCATTAACTCTAAGCCTGATGGATGGAAGTTCTCAATTGAAAAAAGTTGAAAACCCCATAAATAAAAATGGAACCATTAACTTTAAGGTAAAGTTCCTTGATGGAGAAGCAGAAGATAAGAGAGTTGTTTGCAATAAATGTGGCTTTTCGGCCCATGTAGAAGTTGATGAAGATGAAAGACCAGTAATTCTGGAGCCATAAGGGAGATAAAAATGGAAGAAAGAAAAAACTACATAACAATGAAGCCTCTACCAAAAGGTTTACTAATAGCCTCAGCAGTAGCACTGGCAGTCTCAACAGAGGTTATCCTGGTTAACTCAACTAAAACATCGCCTGAAAATGCAAAACCAGCACCACAGGCCAACATAACAAAACCCGAAATCCTTGAGACAGCCTACAAACTGGCCATAGCAAATGCCAAACCTTATATTCCCGAAACCATAATCAAAAACATAGTGAATACAGCTTACAAAACTGACAACCCCCTTCTCTTACTTGCCCTGATTACCGAGGAAAGCCACTTTGACATCTTTGCAAAGAGCAGGCAGGGAGCAGCTGGCTGTGCCCAGATAGTTCCCAAAGTGTGGGAAAAGGAACTAAAAAAAGCAGGACTTCTTAAAGGATATAGAGACTACTTTGATCCTGAAAAGTCCGTCCTTATGGCAGACTACATCATCACCAGGCTTATCAAAAAACAAGGCGACGTAAAAAAGGCACTGATGAGCTATCAGTGCGGAAATAGATATAAGGGCAGAAAATGTGAAAAATACGCTGAGGCAGTCCTTGCAAGATATGGGGAGTACGTTATTGCAGCGAAATTATTGCAGGACAATAAAGGCAAACGCCATGTAGAAATAGCACAATAACTATTTCCCCCTCTTTATGAAAAAAATTAAAAGGGGGCAAAAATGAGTAGGTTCAAAGATGTAAAGTTTATGTCAGCAAAAGAAAAAGAGAGAGTGGTTGAGGACTTCAGGCGCTTTCTCAAAAGTAATTTTGATAGAAAATACTTCACAAAGAGGCTTTATGAGCACCTTCATTTACATTGTTCCTTCATTGCCCACTACGATATAGATGGCTTTTACGCTACCTACTTTGACGAACCCGAGATGAGCATTGAATTCCTTAACCAGTTCTTAACGGGAGAAAGCACGGAGCTTAAGGGCACGTGGTGGCTCAGTGGAGATTACGCTGATGTAAATAAGGCTATGTGTGAAGTGGCCAGGAAAATTGCTAAAAAAGGTCTTATTGCTTCCCTTAGAAACAAACAATACAGGATAGATATGCCACGTGCACAGGCACTAATTGAAAAACACGGCAATAACAAGGACAAAATGGTAATGCAAATTATTGAGGCATCTGTCAGGGAAGCATATGATGAAACAGAGGAAGGTGCAATGCTTTTTGCTACCGGGTTGGTGGAAAAGCTAAAAAACGCAGGATGTCTTCTCTAAACACAGATTTTTTAGCTAAGCTCCATGAAAAGATAAGAAACCAGAGAAATGATTTTTCCCATAAACTAAGCAAGAAAATAATAAGCGATAACCAAGCGGTAGTTGTAGAAAGTTTAAACATCAAAGGTATGGTTAAAAACCATCGCCTTGCAAAGTGCATTTCAGATTCAGGATGGTATAAGTTTATAAACATGCTGGAATACAAGGCAAAGTTTTATGACAGAAGGCTTATTAAAGTAAAACCATTTTATCCATCATCTAAGCTATGTCATGTGTGTGGATACAAAAATAGGTTTTTAACTTTATCTGACAGGAAGTGAACTTGCCCAATTTGTGGGAAAACACACGATAGAGATGTTAATGCTGCATTGAATCTACTTAAAGTAGCAGTAGGGATGGACCGTCCCGACCTTATGCCCGCTGAGGAAACAGCCTCTGCCTGCGGGTAAGCTGTCTCCAATGAAGCGGGAAGCTCCTCATTTCAATGAGGAGAGGAGGTCACATGATATTAAGCGACTACAGGAAAATATATGCATTCAAAGGAGAAAACATGAGGGCAACCAAGATTGAGTGGGTAACAAATCCTGATGGTACAAGGGGTGATACATGGAACCCCATAATAGGGTGCAGGAATAACTGCCCCTACTGCTATGCCAGAAAGATAGCTACACGGTTTACCGGCACAAAAATGTACCCAAATGGTTTTTCCCCGACATTTTTCCCTGAAAGACTACGCATTCCCTACAAAAAGAAGAAACCATGCATGTTCTTTGTTTGTTCCATGGGAGAAATGTTTGGCAATCCATATCCCTGGCTTACCCAGGTATTTAAAGTTATTGAGGAAACCCCCCAGCATACTTTCGTAATCCTTACAAAAAATATCATTGATAGCGAAATCTGGTTTCTCAATCAAACGCTAGCCTGTTATCCCAATGTCTGGTTTGGAGTGAGTGTTGATGGAATCTACACACCCAGAATTTATGGTGGCAGTGGGAAACTCAAGCCAGATTACTACCTCTGGCTGAAACACGCAATCAGTGTACTCAGGAAGGTAAAAAGGTCAGGTAGGATTGGAAAGGCGATTGTCTCTTTTGAACCACTACTTGCCCCAATACCTTCTAATGCACTATCTGACCTTGCAGAGTTCTGTGACTGGTTCATCATTGGTGCTCAGACGAATCCGAACAGGCAGCCAGGTAAGCAGTGGGTAGAGTCTATTGTGAAAATAGCAAGAGTCTGCAATATCCCTGTTTTTATTAAAGATAACCTTGAATGGCCTGAGAAAATACAGCAATTGCCCACTTAGCTTTTTGCCAAAGAACAGAAACTATTTCCCTGGTTATGAAAAAAGAAACTGAAGGGAAATAAACCTGAGACTCTAATTTGTATTTTCCAGCATTTTTGAAATGGAAACGTGCCTTGAAGAACTTTATAAAAAAATTTTGGACAAGGTAAATAACCAGTCCAGAAAGGAGAAAAAGATGCATAAAAAAAAGATGTATCAAAAGGAAAACTTTAAAAGACTTGTGCTGTCCTATGCTGCAGAACTCTTTGAGGATTGCAGCGAGGAAATGGCAGAAAGGGCTCTTCGGGCCCACGCAAAGGAGTGGGGCGGATGTATTTCCTGCGTGCATTCCAGGAGGCATCCAGATGTTACACCTCAAGAAAAAGACTTTTGGCTTCGACGGACATGCGTGCTGGGTTTGAAGCAGGGAACATGTGGAAATCATGTCCCCTTCCCAGAAACAGAAGAAGAAGTATAATTAGATTGCAAGTTTACGCTGGTGTAGCTCAATAGGCAGAGCGGCTGATTCGTAATCAGCAGATTGTGGGTTCAAGTCCCTCCGCCAGCTCCAGAGGTAAAAAACGAATGTAAATCACAAAAAGGTTTATCGGATTTGGAAACCTGCCCGACGGCAGGCGGGGAAGAGGGATTTAATAGATATGGTTTCTTTAAGAGCAAAAGACGGCATAAGAAAAGGAAAGTTTCTTTTACACCTACTGTTGCCAATTATGCAGGAGAGATCTGGGGTATTGATTTTATTCATGATAGCCTTGAAAATGGAAGGGCTTTTAGAGTGTTCAATGTAATAGATGTTTATTCCAGGAAGGCATTTGAGCCTGTAGTTGACTTTAGACTTTAGTATTAGTGGTAAAGTTGTATCTGGGCATCTTGAGAAACTTTTTAGACTATACGGGCCTCCCAAAATGATAAGACGTGACGATGGGCCTGAATTTAAATCAAAACATTTCAAGGCACTTATACATAGATGGAATATAGAAGAGGAAGTGATACCACCTGGACAGCCATTTAATAATGGTCATATGGAAAGCTTTCACAAGCTTTTGCGCCTTGAATGCTTGAATAGAGAGATATTTAGTGATATTTTTGAGGCAAGGGAAAAGATAAATAACTGGATAGAGAACCACAACACTTGCAGATTACACAGTGCACTTGGATATAAAACACCAGAGAAAATATGGGAAAAAGGCAGAGAATAAAAGATTCTTTAACACTAACAGTGTCCAAAATTTGGGAGCATCCCAGTACAGACTAACACCATCATTAGAATACTATTTAGTTTACTTAAATTGCAAAATGAGATTTGGGAGGATAAGCCTGTTAGAAATTTTTAATTTTACACAAATAAGGAAACACTGCCATGAAAATAACAAGGAAAGACATCCGTCAAATTGTAATTAGTTTTATAGTTGTTATAACTATTATAATTATTTCAGGTGAAGCATGGTTAGATCAAAAAAGAGAAAATTTATTAAAGTTTGAGCAACAAGTTACTAAAGAAAAGATAGAACTTGAAGCAACTAAACAACAACTTAAAGAGAAAAAAAAGAAGATTGAAAATTTAAAAGAAATGTTAAGAAAAAAAGAAAGAAGATTAAACGAGAAAAAAAAGAAGCTTGCTTCCGAAAAATTATTAAATTTTTACATTTTAACGTATATATCTAAATATGGAGATATTGACATCCACAAAGAATGCCTCTCAAATAAGAAATATATGGAAAGATATAGAAAAGCGAAAGCATTATTGGACATTATAGAGGCAAAGGCTAAGGAACTTGGAAAAAAAGATATCCTTGAGAAATTTATTTGGCCAAGACGAAATTGTATTCATACATTAAGCGTAAGATGTAAGAATTGTCGCTAACAATTGGGCGCACTTGACTGCCACTCCGCTACTGCCTGAAGAACCTGAGACACATATCTCAGGGATCTGGCACGTGGCAACCACAAGTGTTTGTTCCATTCATGGGTTACCCATGCCGGGGTGGCCTTCACCCTGTCCCCATAGCCAGGGGTGTTTTTAATAAGAAGAAATGTCTGGGTCCGATTGGAGGCTACCATTCCTCATCTCACGGCCGGTTTATCCCTGCCTCCAGGTTCCCCGGCAGGTAGGCTAAAAAACTTGGCTACGTAAGCAGTAGGGTTTTAGAGGGGGTTTCTTTTCCACTGACTTTTATTCACTTTATATTTGACCCGGTAGCAAGACAGATTGAAAAGGATTTCCCAGATATTAAAAGAATTTCTGTTTATGTTGAACCTTCCTATGACGATTACAGCCGTGTAGTTATAGTTACGGAAAATAAAGTTCTCTATCAAGACTGTATGAAAGCATGGCATCTTGTATTTTCCAGCATTTTTGAAATGAAAACGTACCTTAAAGACCACCCCATGCCAGAGGACCCAGCATACTCAAAAGAAGAACTGATAGATGATATTACAAAAAGCTCAGGGTTTTATTGCTTACCAAATGACACAAAAGAAGAAACACGAGAGTATGTAGCAGAACTCTTAAATGCCTTAATATAATAAAAAACTGGATGGTTTCTCCGTGCTAGATCAACTCCAGAAACATATAGGATACCAGTTCAAAAACAAAGATCTCCTCAAACAAGCCCTGACCCACCGCTCATATGCTCATGAAAAGAAAGTTAAGGACAATGAAAGGCTTGAGTTTTTGGGAGATGCAGTATTAGAACTGGTGGTTAGGGACTACCTCTTTCACAAATATCCAGATCTGAATGAAGGTTGCCTCTCTCAATTTAAGGAATTTCTGGTGGGAGAAGGTACTTTAGCTGAGATAGCCAGGTTTTTAGAGTTAGGCAAGTATTTATATCTGGGTAAAGGAGAGATTCAAGCACATGGTGAAGAGAAAACATCCATCTTAGCCGATGCTGTTGAGGCCATAATCGGTGCCATTTACCTGGACAGTAATTTTCTGACAGCTTCACAGGTAGTAAAGCAGTTTTTTCTACCATGGTTAGATAAAATAAAATTTAATGCCAATAGTGATTACAAAACACTTTTGCAAAACTGGTTACAGCAGGATTATCATATTTTACCTCGTTATCATATTTTAAAGACATCGGGTCCTGACCATGACAAAGAATTTGAAGTAGGAGTTTACATCCAGGGAAAACTATGGGCCATAGGAAAGGGTAAATCTAGAAAGGCTGCGGAACAAATGGCTGCTAAAATGGTTCTAAAAAAACTAAGAAGTGTAAAAAAGGAGAAAAAAACATGCGCATCTTTAAAAATGTCAAAGAGTTC contains these protein-coding regions:
- a CDS encoding UvrD-helicase domain-containing protein — its product is MEEIQLTDEQLRAVTAPPSIVQVVAGPGTGKTRCVTARAIYLLSMSKHSRILVLSHTRKAVSEIAKRVSVAIPSNRVNVSYRRISDLSRVKVMTLHGFCMKTARILGVFNKNARLLKDKEKKEFLKKCLEIHPVFQEIDTIEDTIENCKNLLITPEEAYCLLPEDLAKIYEIYEREKEEENLFDFEDMLVSVYRKLSSNHKLADTLRQQFQHVIVDEAHDMNKAQYEIVRLIQNGSFFTVLDPNQRIYAFRAGGGPLHRFERDYPYSSRLPLTVNFRSTRKIVNSTNKFMGTNIKPREDAPEGKIEILIQTTWEKQAKEIARKIIEITKDYPNETVAVLVRTNLQAATIAPVLEDYGIKSNINVEKHTAAHKPPDTPKRLWEKALSVLKKLSSPPESKGNGKIRVTISTIHKAKGREWDHVVIPDVVDKLPCCKQEREEEEKRIFYVATTRPRKTLIISAAEECYGQDTNPSRYIEYFRS
- the rnc gene encoding ribonuclease III produces the protein MLDQLQKHIGYQFKNKDLLKQALTHRSYAHEKKVKDNERLEFLGDAVLELVVRDYLFHKYPDLNEGCLSQFKEFLVGEGTLAEIARFLELGKYLYLGKGEIQAHGEEKTSILADAVEAIIGAIYLDSNFLTASQVVKQFFLPWLDKIKFNANSDYKTLLQNWLQQDYHILPRYHILKTSGPDHDKEFEVGVYIQGKLWAIGKGKSRKAAEQMAAKMVLKKLRSVKKEKKTCASLKMSKSSTRIGKEKPQGN
- a CDS encoding DUF5131 family protein, giving the protein MILSDYRKIYAFKGENMRATKIEWVTNPDGTRGDTWNPIIGCRNNCPYCYARKIATRFTGTKMYPNGFSPTFFPERLRIPYKKKKPCMFFVCSMGEMFGNPYPWLTQVFKVIEETPQHTFVILTKNIIDSEIWFLNQTLACYPNVWFGVSVDGIYTPRIYGGSGKLKPDYYLWLKHAISVLRKVKRSGRIGKAIVSFEPLLAPIPSNALSDLAEFCDWFIIGAQTNPNRQPGKQWVESIVKIARVCNIPVFIKDNLEWPEKIQQLPT
- a CDS encoding lytic transglycosylase domain-containing protein — translated: MEERKNYITMKPLPKGLLIASAVALAVSTEVILVNSTKTSPENAKPAPQANITKPEILETAYKLAIANAKPYIPETIIKNIVNTAYKTDNPLLLLALITEESHFDIFAKSRQGAAGCAQIVPKVWEKELKKAGLLKGYRDYFDPEKSVLMADYIITRLIKKQGDVKKALMSYQCGNRYKGRKCEKYAEAVLARYGEYVIAAKLLQDNKGKRHVEIAQ
- a CDS encoding integrase core domain-containing protein; this encodes MIRRDDGPEFKSKHFKALIHRWNIEEEVIPPGQPFNNGHMESFHKLLRLECLNREIFSDIFEAREKINNWIENHNTCRLHSALGYKTPEKIWEKGRE